From Variimorphobacter saccharofermentans, one genomic window encodes:
- a CDS encoding winged helix-turn-helix transcriptional regulator: MEKSYLTQNDTEECIYELLGADKIYESFAMISGKWKLKLLYIIGYHEVIRYGEIKRQAAPITHKMLSTQLKELERDQLIIRKEYAQIPPKVEYSLSERGLGLLPMFNELFQWIVKYNV, from the coding sequence ATGGAGAAATCATATTTGACCCAGAACGATACGGAAGAATGTATTTATGAATTACTCGGTGCTGATAAAATCTACGAAAGCTTTGCCATGATATCGGGAAAGTGGAAACTTAAGCTCCTATATATCATTGGATATCATGAAGTAATTCGATACGGTGAGATCAAACGACAAGCAGCTCCCATTACCCATAAAATGCTTAGTACACAATTGAAGGAGCTAGAAAGAGATCAATTAATCATAAGAAAGGAGTATGCCCAAATACCTCCGAAGGTTGAATATTCCCTAAGCGAACGAGGTCTTGGCCTACTCCCTATGTTTAACGAGTTATTTCAGTGGATAGTAAAATATAACGTCTAG
- a CDS encoding GNAT family N-acetyltransferase — translation MIREVLEQDLEGLLKLYTQLHNNTMPEKTEDLKSLWNYILSDKNHHIIVAEEDGQIVSSCVCVIVPNLTQNQRPYALIENVITDPSFRNRGLATACLDYAKEIAKKENCYKMMLLTGSKLESTLRFYERAGYNRNDKTAFIQWIK, via the coding sequence ATGATTAGAGAAGTCCTGGAACAAGACTTAGAAGGATTATTAAAATTATACACACAGTTACATAACAACACTATGCCGGAAAAAACCGAAGATTTGAAAAGTCTGTGGAATTATATACTAAGCGATAAAAATCATCATATTATCGTAGCAGAAGAGGATGGACAAATTGTTTCCTCCTGCGTATGTGTCATTGTTCCAAACCTGACGCAGAATCAACGACCATATGCACTGATTGAAAATGTCATAACCGATCCAAGCTTCCGAAACAGGGGATTGGCCACTGCCTGCTTAGATTATGCAAAGGAAATAGCAAAGAAAGAAAATTGCTATAAAATGATGCTGTTAACAGGTTCAAAATTAGAAAGCACATTAAGATTCTATGAACGTGCCGGATATAACAGAAATGATAAAACTGCGTTTATTCAATGGATAAAGTGA